A stretch of the Sulfuritortus calidifontis genome encodes the following:
- a CDS encoding cytidylyltransferase domain-containing protein, with translation MASIKQKAVCFIFARGGSKGLPGKNIKPLAGKPLIAHSIAIARQCARVETVVVSTDDAAIAEVARIYGAEVPFMRPAELSSDTAPEWLAWRHAVDWYQRERGSFDIFLSLPATSPFRSLEDVNACLDLLASDREADAVITVREAERSPYFNMVSLDKDGYANLVIRPKTSISRRQDAPRVYEMTTVAYAVRPAFINRADCLFAGRLRAVCVPVERAMDIDTPYDFMLAEALAASKFSHILG, from the coding sequence ATGGCAAGTATTAAGCAAAAGGCGGTATGTTTCATATTTGCGCGAGGGGGATCTAAGGGGCTGCCTGGCAAGAATATCAAGCCGTTGGCTGGCAAGCCTTTGATTGCACATTCGATCGCTATCGCGCGCCAATGCGCCCGAGTCGAAACCGTGGTCGTTTCAACCGATGATGCGGCGATTGCTGAGGTTGCGCGCATCTACGGTGCAGAAGTGCCGTTTATGCGTCCTGCGGAGCTTTCGAGCGACACGGCGCCGGAGTGGCTGGCATGGCGACATGCGGTCGACTGGTATCAGCGTGAGCGGGGAAGCTTCGATATCTTTTTGAGCCTGCCGGCCACTTCGCCATTCCGTAGTTTGGAAGATGTGAACGCCTGCTTGGACTTGCTTGCGAGCGATCGAGAAGCGGATGCGGTGATCACGGTTCGAGAAGCGGAGCGTAGCCCCTACTTCAATATGGTGTCACTCGACAAAGATGGTTATGCAAACTTGGTGATCAGGCCTAAAACCAGCATTAGTCGACGTCAGGATGCTCCCCGCGTGTATGAGATGACAACAGTTGCCTATGCAGTTCGTCCTGCTTTTATAAACCGTGCCGATTGTCTGTTCGCCGGACGTTTGCGTGCGGTTTGTGTTCCAGTGGAGCGCGCAATGGATATCGATACCCCTTATGATTTCATGCTGGCAGAAGCTCTGGCGGCCAGCAAGTTTTCTCATATCTTGGGGTAA
- the hisH gene encoding imidazole glycerol phosphate synthase subunit HisH, translating into MMKCKSITLVDYGMANLLNVKRAFEQCGAMVNVIEEPAHVLAAERLVVPGVGAFQDCMDEVNRRGFGEAIRSYVDSQRPMLGICVGMQILFDVSEEFGEHKGVGILPGRVQAIPRQAVDGKAQRVPHIGWNHLIEPECGREWAGTLLAPFRGQRPAVYFVHSFAAQPENEGDRLADCLYGGHRICAAVQRQNVMATQFHPERSGETGLAIIRQFLNL; encoded by the coding sequence ATGATGAAATGCAAGTCCATCACGCTTGTCGACTACGGCATGGCAAACCTACTCAACGTCAAGCGTGCTTTCGAGCAATGCGGCGCCATGGTGAATGTGATCGAAGAGCCGGCCCACGTGCTGGCTGCGGAGCGCCTGGTGGTGCCCGGGGTCGGGGCATTTCAGGATTGTATGGATGAGGTGAATCGCCGGGGCTTCGGTGAAGCGATTCGCAGCTACGTGGATAGCCAGCGTCCCATGTTGGGTATATGTGTTGGCATGCAGATTTTATTCGATGTCAGCGAGGAATTCGGTGAGCACAAGGGGGTGGGCATTTTACCCGGCCGGGTTCAGGCAATCCCGCGGCAAGCCGTGGATGGCAAAGCGCAACGTGTGCCGCATATCGGCTGGAATCATCTGATTGAGCCCGAGTGCGGCCGAGAGTGGGCAGGCACTTTGCTGGCGCCGTTTAGAGGCCAGAGACCAGCGGTATATTTCGTTCATTCCTTTGCCGCTCAACCAGAAAACGAAGGAGACCGTCTTGCCGACTGCCTTTATGGAGGGCATCGAATCTGTGCCGCGGTTCAGCGTCAGAATGTAATGGCGACCCAGTTTCATCCAGAGCGAAGTGGCGAGACAGGTTTGGCTATCATCAGGCAATTCCTAAATCTGTAG
- a CDS encoding Gfo/Idh/MocA family protein, producing the protein MVDRYLIVSLGSIGRRHLKNLRILRPEAEIGVLRLHSSARETDLPEGADIQFFKIDDALRFSPTAAIVASPASTHLTVASSLAKAGIPMLIEKPFSDSCTGLDELIETAKARQLVLMVAYNLRFLPSLGEARRLIKTGAIGRVLGVRAEVGQYLPTWRPTVPYQRTVSAQRAMGGGALLELSHEIDYLYWIFGLPTRVSAVGGHYSDLEIDVEDMVSLCLEYDQSRCLAHIHLDLLQRSTTRSCKFIGTEGTLVWDGIADRLDLFDAASGTWQRIETDLCPDRNTLYVDELRHFLDCVSTGCAPAIGADAAYDVLAIVDAAKASMSGNCSVMVKGYGKY; encoded by the coding sequence ATGGTAGATAGATATCTTATAGTCAGCTTGGGCAGCATTGGCCGTAGGCACCTGAAAAACCTACGGATACTTCGTCCTGAGGCCGAAATCGGTGTGTTGCGCTTGCACTCTAGTGCGCGCGAAACCGACCTTCCCGAGGGCGCCGATATCCAGTTCTTTAAGATCGATGATGCGCTGAGGTTTTCGCCTACCGCAGCCATTGTTGCTAGCCCGGCAAGCACTCATTTAACTGTTGCGTCATCGCTGGCCAAAGCCGGGATTCCGATGCTGATTGAAAAGCCATTTTCTGACAGCTGCACTGGGCTAGACGAATTGATCGAAACGGCCAAGGCTCGGCAACTGGTATTGATGGTCGCCTATAACCTACGATTTCTTCCTTCCTTAGGCGAGGCGCGGCGTCTTATTAAAACTGGCGCGATCGGCCGCGTTCTGGGTGTGAGGGCCGAAGTGGGACAGTATTTGCCGACTTGGCGGCCTACGGTGCCTTACCAAAGGACGGTTTCTGCACAACGTGCGATGGGTGGCGGTGCGCTGCTGGAATTAAGCCATGAGATTGACTATCTATACTGGATTTTTGGCTTGCCTACGCGAGTGAGTGCGGTTGGGGGGCACTATAGTGATCTGGAAATTGATGTCGAGGATATGGTCAGTTTGTGCCTTGAATATGATCAATCTCGGTGTCTTGCCCACATCCATCTTGACCTGTTGCAGCGATCAACGACTCGCAGCTGCAAATTTATCGGCACTGAAGGCACGCTGGTGTGGGATGGAATTGCCGACCGGCTAGACCTATTTGATGCGGCAAGCGGCACCTGGCAGAGGATAGAAACGGATTTATGCCCAGACCGCAATACCCTGTATGTCGACGAGCTTCGCCATTTCCTCGATTGTGTGAGCACAGGCTGCGCACCTGCCATTGGCGCAGATGCGGCTTATGACGTACTGGCCATCGTTGATGCTGCGAAGGCATCGATGTCGGGCAACTGCTCTGTGATGGTAAAGGGATATGGCAAGTATTAA
- a CDS encoding capsule biosynthesis protein, producing the protein MTDKKNIVFVSLAQNQSRFFEMVGKVMEKAGYGIVHVSFHEGAVKELRAHGCEAFNPFEYQPTSRDETRFEDFEVANPALLLGHEKAAYEIIDTEALANKMKGHLAAMTTILRSLIDCGGRWCLVQELGGFTPVLAAYYAARRLGMDNWFIEPSFFQGRVFFTANTFLAPRVVPTNAPPSEEVRITLERVVQSRSVVIPVKDRLHYRGAGKKLLDPKNFRRLLNKVVAKYLRGEQEEFQHIGGHVARHVRMFFNSKKLSQHYREIPSGQPFIYYPLHVPADFALTVRSPEYLDQYALIDYLCRVAPLGYRVAIKEHPALIGAVSQHRICDLLDRHDNFILLSPSINNHDVLAASTAVVTVNSKSGAEALLHCKPVIVLGNAFYETCPLVHRVEALSGLQAALTKAMEQQSELSLDDALPFFEAVWNASYPGELYDRSNENVTAFARSLSDCLMVHNA; encoded by the coding sequence ATGACTGATAAAAAAAATATCGTATTTGTAAGCCTTGCTCAAAACCAAAGTCGTTTCTTTGAAATGGTGGGCAAGGTAATGGAGAAAGCCGGGTATGGTATTGTCCATGTGAGCTTCCATGAGGGTGCAGTCAAAGAGTTACGCGCTCATGGCTGTGAGGCCTTCAACCCATTCGAATATCAGCCAACTTCCAGAGACGAAACTCGTTTTGAGGACTTTGAAGTTGCTAATCCGGCTTTGCTTCTTGGGCACGAAAAAGCAGCTTACGAGATTATCGATACGGAGGCCTTGGCTAACAAGATGAAGGGCCATCTGGCCGCTATGACCACCATCTTGCGCAGCCTGATAGATTGTGGCGGCCGATGGTGCTTGGTGCAAGAATTAGGAGGCTTTACTCCGGTCCTTGCGGCGTACTACGCGGCTAGGCGTCTTGGCATGGATAACTGGTTTATCGAGCCATCATTTTTTCAAGGCCGTGTCTTTTTTACAGCAAACACGTTCTTGGCCCCTCGGGTGGTGCCGACAAATGCGCCCCCCTCTGAGGAGGTGCGCATTACGCTCGAGCGTGTAGTCCAGAGCCGCTCGGTCGTGATTCCAGTCAAGGACCGACTCCACTACCGAGGCGCTGGCAAAAAATTACTTGATCCGAAAAATTTTCGTCGGCTGCTGAATAAGGTGGTGGCAAAGTATCTACGTGGCGAACAGGAAGAATTCCAGCATATCGGTGGGCACGTAGCGCGTCATGTACGAATGTTTTTTAATTCGAAAAAGCTCTCACAGCACTACCGGGAAATTCCAAGCGGTCAGCCCTTTATCTACTATCCACTCCATGTGCCAGCCGACTTTGCGTTGACGGTGCGCTCGCCAGAATATCTCGACCAATATGCCCTGATTGACTACCTATGCCGTGTCGCACCATTGGGCTACCGGGTTGCAATCAAAGAGCACCCGGCGCTGATCGGTGCTGTGTCACAGCACCGTATTTGCGATTTACTCGATCGTCATGACAATTTCATCCTGCTGTCACCCAGCATCAATAACCACGATGTACTTGCCGCCTCCACAGCAGTGGTCACTGTAAACTCCAAATCAGGGGCTGAGGCATTACTCCACTGTAAGCCCGTCATAGTTCTGGGTAATGCCTTTTATGAAACATGTCCCCTGGTGCACCGAGTTGAGGCATTGTCTGGCCTGCAGGCGGCTCTGACCAAAGCCATGGAGCAACAATCGGAACTCAGCTTGGATGATGCGCTGCCATTTTTCGAGGCAGTCTGGAATGCAAGTTATCCAGGTGAGCTATACGATAGGTCTAATGAAAACGTGACGGCCTTTGCCCGTTCGCTGAGTGATTGCTTGATGGTGCATAACGCATGA
- the hisF gene encoding imidazole glycerol phosphate synthase subunit HisF, producing the protein MSNLRIIPRLDIKGPNLIKGIQLEGLRVMGDPQKFAIRYYEAGADELIFIDIVASLYGRNNLSDIVRRAADQVFIPITVGGGIRSVDDARHILRSGADKVAINTAAIARPELITEIARRFGSQAMVLSIEAKQVAAGKWEAYTDNGRERTGLDVLEWALRGVELGAGEILLTSVDREGTRRGFDIDLIRQVSDAVPVPVIASGGMGSLGHFIQAATEGHADAVSMADVLHYNRIGLHEIREAGRQAGLAVRVL; encoded by the coding sequence ATGAGCAACCTGCGCATTATTCCCCGCTTGGACATAAAGGGGCCAAACCTCATCAAAGGCATTCAACTGGAAGGGCTCCGTGTGATGGGAGATCCCCAAAAGTTTGCGATCCGATACTATGAGGCCGGCGCTGACGAGCTAATATTTATAGATATTGTCGCCAGTTTGTACGGTCGCAACAATCTGAGTGACATCGTTCGGCGTGCGGCTGACCAGGTGTTCATACCGATCACCGTCGGTGGCGGGATACGTTCAGTTGATGATGCCCGGCACATTCTTCGCTCGGGCGCAGATAAGGTGGCGATAAATACCGCCGCCATAGCGAGACCGGAATTGATCACAGAGATCGCGCGGCGGTTTGGCTCACAGGCAATGGTGCTGTCGATCGAGGCCAAGCAAGTGGCAGCGGGTAAGTGGGAGGCCTACACTGACAATGGTCGTGAAAGAACGGGGTTGGATGTGTTGGAGTGGGCACTGCGTGGCGTCGAATTGGGTGCCGGTGAGATTCTGCTAACTTCAGTTGATCGGGAAGGCACCCGCCGTGGCTTCGATATAGACTTAATTCGCCAAGTCAGTGATGCTGTCCCGGTCCCGGTAATCGCCAGTGGTGGCATGGGCAGTCTCGGGCACTTTATCCAGGCGGCGACCGAGGGGCATGCTGATGCTGTATCGATGGCCGATGTTCTTCACTATAACCGGATTGGTTTGCATGAGATACGCGAGGCAGGGCGGCAAGCGGGCTTGGCGGTGAGGGTATTATGA
- a CDS encoding N-acetyl sugar amidotransferase translates to MEKIPYPKAVDYSRYEGEAHAYEAKYGLPSEVRFCVRCVISNQRPNSAVEYKHVKESKKQTINLDEEGVCDACRFAEKKRAEIDWEERERQLVALCDKHRSKDGSYDCIVPGSGGKDSFYASHILRNKYGMHPLTVTWAPHIYTEWGWKNFQRWIHAGHDNLLFTPNGRVHRLLTRLAVDNLFHPFQPFMLGQKFLAPKMALLHKIPLVFFGENEAEYGNPISDTESSKRDWSYFTAADQSKVSLGGVSVHDLKQYFGLEQQDLIPYLPADPYQIEAQKVEVHYLGYYLKWHPQSCYYYAVEHGGFQASPERTPGTYSKYNSIDDRIDDFHYYTTGIKFGIGRATYDAAQEIRSGDITREEGVALVKRFDHEFPERFAEEIFQYLSIPEKEFPQASKMFEQPYMTREYFMALADNFRSPHLWKWEDGQWKLRHAVWHSEHLPK, encoded by the coding sequence ATGGAAAAAATCCCTTATCCAAAGGCTGTTGATTACTCTCGCTATGAGGGTGAGGCTCATGCATATGAGGCAAAGTATGGGTTGCCATCTGAGGTGCGTTTTTGCGTGCGTTGCGTGATTTCTAACCAGCGGCCAAACTCGGCGGTGGAATACAAACACGTCAAGGAGAGTAAGAAGCAGACGATCAATTTAGATGAGGAGGGCGTCTGTGATGCCTGTCGTTTTGCGGAGAAAAAGCGCGCTGAAATCGATTGGGAAGAGCGGGAACGTCAGCTAGTCGCGTTATGCGACAAGCATCGCAGCAAAGATGGGAGTTACGATTGTATCGTGCCGGGTTCTGGCGGTAAGGACAGTTTCTATGCCTCGCATATCCTACGGAATAAATACGGAATGCATCCGCTGACAGTCACGTGGGCGCCGCATATTTACACCGAATGGGGATGGAAAAACTTTCAGAGGTGGATTCATGCTGGCCATGACAACCTGCTGTTTACCCCGAACGGTCGAGTACATCGATTGCTCACTCGGTTGGCCGTCGATAATCTATTCCACCCGTTCCAGCCTTTTATGCTTGGTCAGAAATTTCTAGCCCCAAAAATGGCCTTGTTGCATAAGATTCCATTGGTATTTTTCGGCGAAAACGAAGCGGAGTATGGCAATCCCATCAGCGATACCGAGTCGTCCAAGCGCGACTGGTCATATTTCACCGCTGCCGATCAATCCAAGGTGAGTCTGGGTGGAGTTTCGGTTCACGACCTGAAGCAATATTTCGGCCTCGAGCAGCAGGACCTCATTCCCTATCTGCCAGCCGATCCCTACCAAATCGAGGCGCAGAAAGTAGAAGTTCATTATTTAGGCTACTACCTTAAGTGGCACCCGCAAAGTTGCTATTATTATGCCGTGGAGCATGGCGGCTTCCAGGCCTCGCCAGAGCGAACGCCGGGCACCTACAGTAAATATAATAGTATTGATGACCGGATTGATGATTTTCATTACTACACCACAGGAATCAAATTTGGTATAGGACGAGCTACCTACGATGCAGCACAGGAAATTCGTTCTGGCGACATCACACGGGAGGAAGGTGTGGCGTTGGTCAAACGGTTCGATCACGAGTTTCCTGAGCGGTTTGCTGAAGAGATATTTCAATACCTCAGCATTCCGGAGAAGGAATTCCCCCAGGCCAGCAAGATGTTCGAGCAGCCATATATGACGCGCGAGTACTTTATGGCGCTCGCCGACAACTTTAGAAGCCCTCACTTATGGAAATGGGAGGATGGCCAATGGAAACTACGGCACGCGGTATGGCATTCCGAGCATCTACCCAAATAG
- a CDS encoding NAD-dependent epimerase/dehydratase family protein: MHILVTGAGGFIGRACVAAFVARGWQVRAISRQILTAAPGLESVRVESLVEVDWRHLLSGIDCVLHLAGVAHQKKTSAQDYQAINVEVTARLATAAATGGVKRLIYLSSIAVHGRSPDGGMLDENSELCPEDENGRTKAAAEERIRQIAQDAGMAWTIVRVPLVYGPDAPGNFRRLVKLVQSGLPLPLLAATAPRSYIGIENLVSLLIRIVDSQAASNRTYLASDNDDMSTAELVRLMAKAIGRSSRLWWMPITLIRFGATLLGRSSDAEGLLGRLQINSKALRQELGWIPPLSAAEGISRAMKLSDCNFKHDRRI; the protein is encoded by the coding sequence ATGCACATACTGGTAACCGGCGCCGGCGGGTTTATCGGGCGTGCCTGCGTGGCGGCATTTGTAGCACGTGGCTGGCAGGTGCGGGCCATTAGCCGCCAGATATTGACTGCGGCACCAGGACTGGAATCGGTGAGAGTGGAATCTCTGGTCGAGGTCGATTGGCGACATCTCCTAAGTGGCATCGATTGCGTATTGCATTTAGCAGGAGTTGCACACCAAAAGAAAACGTCGGCGCAAGACTACCAAGCCATCAATGTAGAAGTGACTGCCCGGCTCGCTACCGCCGCAGCAACTGGCGGCGTGAAACGCCTGATATACCTGAGTTCGATCGCCGTCCATGGTCGTTCACCAGATGGGGGGATGCTCGACGAGAATAGTGAACTGTGCCCTGAGGATGAGAATGGCAGGACTAAGGCGGCTGCAGAGGAGCGTATCCGGCAAATTGCTCAAGACGCCGGGATGGCTTGGACCATAGTGCGAGTACCGCTAGTCTATGGGCCTGATGCACCGGGTAATTTCCGGCGCTTGGTCAAGCTGGTGCAAAGTGGTTTGCCGCTGCCGCTCTTGGCGGCTACTGCCCCGCGAAGCTACATCGGCATCGAGAACTTGGTCTCGCTATTGATCCGTATTGTCGACTCCCAGGCAGCCTCTAATCGCACCTATTTGGCCAGTGATAATGATGATATGAGTACCGCAGAGCTCGTTCGGTTAATGGCAAAAGCGATTGGACGCTCTAGTCGCTTGTGGTGGATGCCGATTACGCTAATCCGTTTCGGTGCGACCCTGCTAGGACGGTCAAGTGATGCAGAGGGCCTGTTAGGGCGATTGCAGATCAATAGTAAAGCTTTACGTCAAGAACTGGGCTGGATACCCCCTTTGTCAGCGGCAGAAGGCATATCTCGGGCCATGAAATTGAGTGACTGCAACTTCAAACACGATCGTCGAATTTGA
- a CDS encoding SDR family oxidoreductase, which yields MMDLKGRVAVITGGAGYLGRTMADALAELGASICLVDRHADSLESATQVLRSRWRVDVAAIVADLEQEAQRIGLPQQVKAFFGRGDILVNNAGFVGDSTLKGWVVPFEQQKIDTWRRALEVNLTAAFHLSQLFAPMLKVGGKGSIINIGSIYGVVGPDMSLYEGTAMGNPAAYSVSKGGLLQMSRWLAAVLAPDVRVNSISPGGIARGQPAAFVERYEKRTPLRRMGVEDDFKGAIAYFASDLSAWVTGENLMVDGGWTVW from the coding sequence ATGATGGACCTCAAAGGTCGTGTCGCCGTGATTACCGGTGGCGCGGGATATCTGGGGCGCACGATGGCAGATGCCCTGGCTGAACTCGGGGCCTCGATTTGTTTGGTTGATCGGCATGCCGATTCCCTGGAATCGGCCACTCAGGTGTTGCGCAGCCGTTGGCGGGTAGATGTTGCGGCGATAGTGGCGGATCTAGAACAGGAAGCACAGCGCATTGGGCTCCCTCAGCAGGTGAAGGCGTTCTTTGGGAGAGGAGATATCCTAGTTAACAATGCGGGATTTGTCGGTGACAGTACGCTCAAGGGTTGGGTGGTGCCGTTCGAACAGCAGAAAATTGACACTTGGCGCCGAGCCCTTGAAGTCAATCTGACGGCGGCATTTCATCTCTCGCAGCTTTTTGCGCCGATGTTGAAAGTCGGGGGAAAGGGTTCAATCATCAACATCGGCTCTATCTATGGAGTTGTGGGCCCGGATATGAGCCTTTATGAAGGAACTGCAATGGGCAACCCGGCGGCCTATTCTGTCAGCAAGGGAGGTTTGCTGCAAATGTCGCGCTGGTTGGCGGCGGTGCTTGCTCCTGATGTTCGAGTTAATAGCATATCGCCTGGTGGTATTGCCCGCGGGCAACCCGCAGCGTTTGTCGAGCGTTACGAAAAACGAACACCACTTCGCCGTATGGGGGTAGAGGATGATTTTAAGGGCGCCATTGCCTATTTCGCCAGCGACTTGTCGGCTTGGGTCACGGGTGAAAACTTGATGGTCGATGGTGGCTGGACAGTATGGTGA
- a CDS encoding glycosyltransferase family 2 protein — MALVSIITPAYKAADFVGEAIRSVQAQGFMDWEMLIVDDGSPDQTAAVVRGYCEKDSRVKLIRQKNSGPAMARQAALEAAQGRYIAFLDSDDCWLPEKLSRQLEFMHQAGAALSYTRFRRMSHDGNTVGHLIEIPDRIDYRGLLCNTVIATSTVIVDRQQTGPFRMTKTYYDDFALWLELLRRGHVACGLQQDLMRYRVLDQSVSRNKGKSAKMVWRIYRDVERLSMFDAAWCFANYAYNAWRKYREF, encoded by the coding sequence ATGGCTCTGGTTTCAATTATTACGCCTGCTTATAAGGCGGCCGATTTCGTAGGTGAGGCAATCCGCTCTGTCCAAGCGCAAGGTTTCATGGATTGGGAGATGCTCATTGTTGATGACGGTTCGCCGGATCAGACTGCCGCTGTTGTCAGAGGGTATTGTGAGAAAGATAGCCGGGTAAAGTTAATCCGCCAAAAAAACAGTGGACCAGCCATGGCCAGGCAAGCAGCCCTCGAGGCGGCGCAGGGGAGATACATAGCGTTTCTGGACAGCGATGACTGTTGGCTTCCCGAGAAGCTGTCTAGACAACTGGAGTTCATGCATCAGGCTGGTGCAGCCTTGAGTTACACCCGCTTTAGGCGCATGAGTCATGATGGAAACACGGTGGGACATTTGATAGAAATTCCAGACCGCATCGACTACCGAGGGTTGCTGTGCAACACTGTGATTGCAACCTCAACGGTGATTGTTGATCGTCAACAGACTGGGCCTTTCCGGATGACCAAAACCTATTATGATGATTTTGCGCTTTGGCTCGAATTGCTGAGACGTGGTCACGTCGCTTGCGGTTTGCAGCAGGATTTGATGCGCTACCGAGTCTTGGATCAGTCGGTATCAAGAAACAAGGGCAAGTCCGCGAAAATGGTCTGGCGAATCTATCGCGATGTTGAGCGTTTATCGATGTTTGATGCAGCGTGGTGTTTCGCTAATTATGCATACAACGCCTGGCGAAAATATCGCGAATTTTGA
- the neuB gene encoding N-acetylneuraminate synthase, with protein sequence MGRVFVIAEAGVNHNGDERLALQLVDAAARCQADAVKFQTFKADKLVRRGADKAEYQKRTTGAGDQYSMLKVLEISEALHRRLVGRCNEVGIEFMSTPFDEESADFLVDLGIKRIKIPSGELTNHPFLAHLAAKNLPLILSTGMSTLEEIQEAVEVIRAAREQRGLSGQLSDVLTILHCTSNYPTALENVNLRAIPTLIDTLHLPVGYSDHTEGIMVSVAAVAAGAVVIEKHFTLDRGLPGPDHTASLEPGELAELVARVREIERAMGSGLKRPTESELAVRELVRRSVTLVRRVRGGQMITRDDLALLRPGNGIPPKQLEIVIGRRAARDIEEGTTLQWSDLV encoded by the coding sequence ATGGGGCGAGTCTTTGTAATTGCAGAGGCGGGGGTCAACCATAACGGTGACGAGAGGCTAGCCCTCCAACTGGTCGATGCGGCAGCTCGTTGCCAGGCAGACGCGGTAAAGTTTCAGACGTTCAAGGCAGATAAATTGGTACGCAGAGGTGCGGACAAAGCCGAATATCAGAAACGAACTACAGGAGCAGGAGACCAGTATTCCATGCTAAAGGTTTTGGAGATTTCTGAAGCCTTGCATCGTAGGCTTGTAGGCCGTTGCAACGAGGTGGGCATCGAATTCATGTCTACTCCGTTTGACGAAGAGTCAGCCGATTTTCTAGTCGACCTAGGGATAAAACGAATCAAAATTCCCTCCGGTGAACTGACCAATCACCCTTTTTTGGCGCACCTAGCGGCTAAAAACTTGCCGCTGATTCTGTCGACCGGCATGTCGACACTGGAAGAGATCCAAGAGGCAGTCGAAGTGATCAGGGCAGCGCGCGAGCAAAGGGGGCTCTCCGGCCAGCTGTCGGATGTGCTAACGATTCTTCACTGCACGTCAAATTATCCAACGGCACTGGAGAACGTGAATCTTCGAGCCATACCAACGTTGATTGATACCCTCCACCTGCCAGTAGGGTATTCCGACCACACCGAAGGGATTATGGTTTCGGTAGCAGCGGTCGCTGCAGGGGCCGTGGTGATCGAAAAGCATTTCACCTTGGATCGCGGGCTGCCAGGGCCCGACCATACGGCATCATTAGAACCCGGGGAATTGGCAGAACTGGTAGCTCGTGTCCGCGAAATAGAGAGAGCCATGGGGTCTGGCTTAAAGCGGCCGACAGAAAGTGAACTGGCTGTACGGGAGCTTGTTCGTCGCAGTGTCACGCTTGTCCGGCGTGTTCGAGGTGGCCAGATGATTACGCGTGACGACTTAGCGTTATTGCGGCCGGGGAATGGTATACCACCCAAGCAATTAGAGATAGTAATCGGCCGCCGGGCGGCGCGTGATATTGAAGAGGGTACTACTCTGCAGTGGAGTGACCTGGTGTGA